In Eleutherodactylus coqui strain aEleCoq1 chromosome 11, aEleCoq1.hap1, whole genome shotgun sequence, a single window of DNA contains:
- the LOC136582844 gene encoding protein kinase C delta type-like codes for MAAGQSPFYHGSKKEKVIESITTEQPKFPSWLDANLKHLLERLLRKNPEKRLGVYKNIRGHPFFTTIDWEELELKRSRPPFKPFRRLLENKNLQWPEDGTPLHPMDGFDFTSPSWTRMTRRIR; via the exons atggcggcaggacagtcccctttctaccatGGCTCCAAGAAGGAAAAGGTCATCGAATCCATCACCACAGAGCAGCCAAAATTTCCATCTTGGCTTGATGCCAACTTAAaacatcttctggagagactgctgcGCAAGAATcctgagaagaggctgggtgtctacaaGAATATCCGAGGTCACCCTTTCTTTaccaccatagattgggaggaaCTGGAATTGAAAAGATCACGGCCGCCATTCAAGCCATTCAGGAGACTTTTGGAGAATAAAAACCTGCAGTGGCCGGAGGATGGGACACCCCTTCACCCCATGGACGGATTCGATttcacttcaccaagctggacccg gatgacgagaagaatccgataG